Proteins from a genomic interval of Capsicum annuum cultivar UCD-10X-F1 chromosome 4, UCD10Xv1.1, whole genome shotgun sequence:
- the LOC107867217 gene encoding protein arginine N-methyltransferase 2 isoform X3, whose product MADGEALCEAARNGEVNTIKSLIDSGVDVTYFDNDGLTPLMHAAKHGHAEVVKALIDAGAPWNAVSPSNVSAGDFAMDAGHQDAFDVLLNSAIQAELILGTIARKKNATGNSDGDYLDDRVTFSEDKIMDSDSKAIMMAWEKPLMEAHAKAVCSNGGHILNIGFGMGLVDTAIQQYAPLSHTIVEAHPEVYDRMIRAGWGEKDNVKIIFGRWQDVISDLESYDGIFFDTYGEYYEDMREFHQHLPRLLKPGGIYSFFNGLCGG is encoded by the exons ATGGCCGACGGCGAAGCACTCTGTGAAGCAGCTCGGAACGGCGAAGTCAACACTATCAAATCTCTCATCGATTCCGGCGTTGACGTCACCTATTTCGACAATGACGGACTTACTCCGCTGATGCACGCCGCCAAGCACGGCCATGCTGAGGTGGTAAAAGCTCTTATTGATGCAGGTGCCCCGTGGAATGCAGTGTCTCCTTCTAATGTATCTGCTGGTGACTTCGCTATGGACGCTGGTCATCAAGACGCCTTTGATGTTCTTCTCAATTCAG CAATCCAGGCAGAATTAATCCTTGGAACAATTGCAAGGAAGAAGAATGCTACGGGGAACTCAGATGGGGACTATTTAGATGATAGAGTTACTTTTAGTGAAGATAAGATTATGGACTCTGATAGTAAGGCTATTATGATGGCCTGGGAGAAGCCATTGATGGAAGCTCACGCAAAAGCTGTCTGCTCAAACGGTGGCCACATACTGAACATTGGATTTGGAATGGGCCTTGTAGATACCGCCATACAGCAGTATGCACCTTTATCACACACTATTGTTGAAGCTCATCCAGAGGTCTATGATCGTATGATACGTGCAGGTTGGGGTGAGAAggacaatgtcaaaatcatatttgGTCGGTGGCAAGATGTCATTTCTGACCTTGAATCCTATGATG GCATATTTTTTGATACTTATGGGGAATATTACGAAGATATGCGGGAATTTCATCAACATCTTCCTAGATTATTGAAGCCTGGTGggatatattcattttttaatggTCTATGTGGAG GTTGA
- the LOC107867217 gene encoding protein arginine N-methyltransferase 2 isoform X2: protein MADGEALCEAARNGEVNTIKSLIDSGVDVTYFDNDGLTPLMHAAKHGHAEVVKALIDAGAPWNAVSPSNVSAGDFAMDAGHQDAFDVLLNSAIQAELILGTIARKKNATGNSDGDYLDDRVTFSEDKIMDSDSKAIMMAWEKPLMEAHAKAVCSNGGHILNIGFGMGLVDTAIQQYAPLSHTIVEAHPEVYDRMIRAGWGEKDNVKIIFGRWQDVISDLESYDGIFFDTYGEYYEDMREFHQHLPRLLKPGGIYSFFNGLCGVYAG, encoded by the exons ATGGCCGACGGCGAAGCACTCTGTGAAGCAGCTCGGAACGGCGAAGTCAACACTATCAAATCTCTCATCGATTCCGGCGTTGACGTCACCTATTTCGACAATGACGGACTTACTCCGCTGATGCACGCCGCCAAGCACGGCCATGCTGAGGTGGTAAAAGCTCTTATTGATGCAGGTGCCCCGTGGAATGCAGTGTCTCCTTCTAATGTATCTGCTGGTGACTTCGCTATGGACGCTGGTCATCAAGACGCCTTTGATGTTCTTCTCAATTCAG CAATCCAGGCAGAATTAATCCTTGGAACAATTGCAAGGAAGAAGAATGCTACGGGGAACTCAGATGGGGACTATTTAGATGATAGAGTTACTTTTAGTGAAGATAAGATTATGGACTCTGATAGTAAGGCTATTATGATGGCCTGGGAGAAGCCATTGATGGAAGCTCACGCAAAAGCTGTCTGCTCAAACGGTGGCCACATACTGAACATTGGATTTGGAATGGGCCTTGTAGATACCGCCATACAGCAGTATGCACCTTTATCACACACTATTGTTGAAGCTCATCCAGAGGTCTATGATCGTATGATACGTGCAGGTTGGGGTGAGAAggacaatgtcaaaatcatatttgGTCGGTGGCAAGATGTCATTTCTGACCTTGAATCCTATGATG GCATATTTTTTGATACTTATGGGGAATATTACGAAGATATGCGGGAATTTCATCAACATCTTCCTAGATTATTGAAGCCTGGTGggatatattcattttttaatggTCTATGTGGAG TTTATGCAGGTTGA
- the LOC107867218 gene encoding subtilisin-like protease SBT1.7 yields MERLRLMFLSTLVLVWFHVSVDASQNQKKTYIIHMDKFNMPADFDDHTQWYDSSLKSVSKSANMLYTYNSVIHGYSTQLTADEAKSLAQQPGILSVHEEVRYELHTTRSPTFLGLEGRESRSFFLQTEARSDVIIGVLDTGVWPESKSFDDTGLGPVPTSWKGKCQIGKNFDASSCNRKLIGARFFSQGYEASFGAIDETTESKSPRDDDGHGTHTATTAAGSVVTGASLFGYAAGTARGMASHARVAAYKVCWAEGCFSSDILAGMDQAVIDGVNVLSLSLGGTISDYYRDIVAIGAFSAASRGIFVSCSAGNSGPSSGTLSNVAPWITTVGAGTMDREFPAYITTGNGKKLNGVSLYSGKALPSSVMQLVYAGNASQASNGNLCTRGSLIPEKVAGKIVVCDRGTNARAQKGLVVKDAGGIGMILANTDSYGDELVADAHLIPTAAVGQTAGDLIKQYIASNSNPTAIIAFGGTKLGVQPSPVVAAFSSRGPNPITPDILKPDLIAPGVNILAGWTGKVGPTGLQEDTRNVGFNIISGTSMSCPHVSGLAALLKAAHPEWSPAAIRSALMTTSYSTYKDGKTIEDVASGMSSTPFDYGAGHVNPTAALNPGLVYDLTVDDYINFLCALDYSPSNIKVITKRDISCENDKEYRVADLNYPSFAIPLETAWGEHEDSSAPTVTSYTRTLTNVGNPATYKASVSFETQEQEMKILVEPQTLTFSRKNEKKTYTVTFTASSKPSGTTSFARLEWSDGQHVVASPIAFSWT; encoded by the coding sequence ATGGAAAGACTCAGACTCATGTTTCTTTCAACACTAGTCCTAGTGTGGTTTCATGTGTCTGTTGATGCAAGCCAGAACCAGAAGAAGACTTACATAATTCACATGGACAAGTTCAACATGCCTGCTGATTTTGATGATCATACGCAGTGGTATGACTCATCTTTGAAGTCAGTATCCAAGAGTGCCAACATGCTTTACACCTACAACAGTGTCATCCATGGCTACTCAACACAGCTAACTGCTGATGAAGCCAAATCACTTGCACAGCAACCGGGAATTCTCTCTGTTCATGAGGAAGTGAGATACGAGCTTCACACCACTCGATCCCCTACATTTCTGGGACTTGAAGGACGtgaaagtagatcattctttctTCAGACTGAGGCAAGGAGTGATGTCATCATTGGTGTGCTGGACACAGGTGTTTGGCCTGAATCAAAAAGTTTTGATGACACTGGCCTAGGTCCAGTCCCTACGAGCTGGAAGGGCAAGTGTCAAATTGGCAAAAACTTCGACGCATCAAGCTGCAACCGCAAACTCATTGGTGCGAGGTTTTTTTCACAAGGTTATGAAGCATCTTTTGGGGCAATTGATGAGACCACAGAATCTAAGTCACCAAGGGATGATGATGGCCATGGTACACACACTGCAACTACAGCAGCTGGCTCGGTTGTAACCGGAGCTAGCCTCTTTGGTTATGCTGCTGGTACAGCACGTGGGATGGCTTCACATGCAAGAGTGGCTGCATACAAGGTATGTTGGGCCGAAGGATGTTTTAGCAGTGACATACTAGCAGGAATGGACCAGGCTGTCATAGATGGTGTAAATGTGCTTTCATTGTCCCTTGGTGGCACAATTTCCGATTATTACAGGGATATAGTTGCAATTGGAGCATTTTCTGCAGCTTCTCGAGGAATCTTTGTCTCATGCTCAGCGGGAAATAGCGGTCCAAGCTCTGGGACCCTATCCAACGTTGCACCATGGATAACTACTGTAGGTGCAGGAACCATGGACCGTGAATTTCCAGCATATATTACCACTGGAAATGGAAAAAAACTCAATGGAGTATCACTTTACAGTGGAAAGGCATTGCCTAGCTCTGTAATGCAACTGGTGTATGCTGGAAATGCTAGCCAAGCATCAAATGGAAATTTATGCACGCGTGGTAGTCTAATTCCAGAAAAAGTTGCTGGGAAAATTGTCGTATGTGACCGTGGGACGAATGCAAGGGCACAAAAGGGTTTGGTTGTGAAGGATGCTGGTGGAATAGGAATGATTCTGGCAAACACCGACAGTTATGGAGATGAATTGGTTGCTGATGCACATCTCATACCTACAGCTGCAGTTGGTCAAACTGCTGGCGACTTGATCAAACAGTACATAGCTTCTAACAGCAATCCAACTGCCATTATTGCATTTGGAGGTACCAAGTTGGGTGTTCAACCATCGCCAGTTGTTGCAGCTTTTAGTTCCAGAGGGCCAAACCCAATCACACCAGATATACTTAAACCTGATCTGATAGCACCAGGTGTCAATATTCTTGCTGGTTGGACAGGGAAAGTTGGACCAACTGGTTTGCAAGAAGACACCAGGAATGTAGGTTTCAATATCATCTCTGGAACTTCCATGTCATGCCCCCATGTAAGTGGGCTAGCAGCACTACTCAAAGCTGCCCATCCAGAATGGAGTCCAGCAGCTATAAGGTCCGCACTGATGACTACAAGTTATAGCACATACAAAGATGGAAAAACAATTGAGGATGTTGCATCAGGAATGTCATCTACACCATTTGATTATGGTGCTGGACATGTGAATCCAACAGCAGCTCTCAATCCTGGTTTAGTGTATGATCTCACAGTCGATGACTATATAAATTTCCTCTGTGCCTTGGACTACAGCCCGAGTAATATCAAGGTCATTACGAAGAGAGACATCTCCTGTGAAAATGATAAGGAGTATAGAGTTGCTGATCTAAATTATCCATCTTTCGCCATTCCTTTGGAAACGGCCTGGGGTGAACATGAAGATAGTAGCGCACCCACAGTGACCAGTTACACAAGGACTCTAACAAATGTCGGAAACCCAGCTACATACAAGGCCTCAGTCTCTTTTGAAACACAGGAACAGGAAATGAAGATTCTGGTTGAGCCACAAACACTTACTTTCAGTcgaaagaatgaaaagaaaaccTACACTGTGACATTCACTGCTAGTTCCAAGCCATCAGGCACAACTAGCTTCGCTCGGCTGGAGTGGTCAGATGGACAGCACGTTGTTGCTAGCCCAATTGCTTTCAGCTGGACATAA
- the LOC107867217 gene encoding protein arginine N-methyltransferase 2 isoform X1 has protein sequence MADGEALCEAARNGEVNTIKSLIDSGVDVTYFDNDGLTPLMHAAKHGHAEVVKALIDAGAPWNAVSPSNVSAGDFAMDAGHQDAFDVLLNSAIQAELILGTIARKKNATGNSDGDYLDDRVTFSEDKIMDSDSKAIMMAWEKPLMEAHAKAVCSNGGHILNIGFGMGLVDTAIQQYAPLSHTIVEAHPEVYDRMIRAGWGEKDNVKIIFGRWQDVISDLESYDGIFFDTYGEYYEDMREFHQHLPRLLKPGGIYSFFNGLCGGNPFFHIVYCQLVSLELESLGYSTQLIPLPVRDCLSESVWEGVKQKYWQLDTYYLPVCQSMSESE, from the exons ATGGCCGACGGCGAAGCACTCTGTGAAGCAGCTCGGAACGGCGAAGTCAACACTATCAAATCTCTCATCGATTCCGGCGTTGACGTCACCTATTTCGACAATGACGGACTTACTCCGCTGATGCACGCCGCCAAGCACGGCCATGCTGAGGTGGTAAAAGCTCTTATTGATGCAGGTGCCCCGTGGAATGCAGTGTCTCCTTCTAATGTATCTGCTGGTGACTTCGCTATGGACGCTGGTCATCAAGACGCCTTTGATGTTCTTCTCAATTCAG CAATCCAGGCAGAATTAATCCTTGGAACAATTGCAAGGAAGAAGAATGCTACGGGGAACTCAGATGGGGACTATTTAGATGATAGAGTTACTTTTAGTGAAGATAAGATTATGGACTCTGATAGTAAGGCTATTATGATGGCCTGGGAGAAGCCATTGATGGAAGCTCACGCAAAAGCTGTCTGCTCAAACGGTGGCCACATACTGAACATTGGATTTGGAATGGGCCTTGTAGATACCGCCATACAGCAGTATGCACCTTTATCACACACTATTGTTGAAGCTCATCCAGAGGTCTATGATCGTATGATACGTGCAGGTTGGGGTGAGAAggacaatgtcaaaatcatatttgGTCGGTGGCAAGATGTCATTTCTGACCTTGAATCCTATGATG GCATATTTTTTGATACTTATGGGGAATATTACGAAGATATGCGGGAATTTCATCAACATCTTCCTAGATTATTGAAGCCTGGTGggatatattcattttttaatggTCTATGTGGAGGTAACCCTTTCTTTCATATCGTTTACTGTCAGTTAGTCTCTCTAGAACTTGAGAGCTTAGGATATTCTACACAGCTGATACCATTACCAGTGAGGGATTGTTTAAGTGAATCAGTGTGGGAGGGTGTTAAACAGAAGTACTGGCAGTTAGATACGTATTACCTTCCTGTTTGTCAGTCTATGAGCGAATCAGAATGA